From a region of the Sulfuriferula plumbiphila genome:
- a CDS encoding MBL fold metallo-hydrolase, producing the protein MKNLTFLLAFALANSGHAVEMVEIDPPPLEGVGPQLFGTQPGKKYLPEKAVDSPRPPHLTISRHAGDNEPLPYYAIGPDTYFLFANIAEVDGNNRGFNGNAGFVVTDDGVVAIDALGTPTLGRRMIATIRKVTRQPVRYLILTHTHPDHYYGAQAFVEAFPDIKVISHKGSVDYAYSSTIQRSVAYRKVFLPTDMKGFKAVVPNVLIDAPRFGKTTFKLGAKTFDLYNVDYQHSHGDLVLHQAEDNIVWISDLAFNGRITFMGDGHYKSALEGQKWLLQTFPDARLMVPGHGAPQTPPFPMVARTMHYIQALEAKIKSARERNLGLQDAVNQSELPEFKNDPLYGLNHRPNSNFIFREMEEEDF; encoded by the coding sequence ATGAAAAACCTGACTTTTCTTTTAGCGTTTGCTCTTGCAAATTCCGGCCATGCCGTGGAAATGGTCGAGATTGACCCGCCGCCGCTCGAGGGCGTGGGCCCACAATTGTTTGGCACCCAGCCCGGCAAGAAATATCTGCCTGAAAAGGCAGTCGACAGTCCTCGCCCACCCCATCTGACGATATCCCGGCATGCCGGGGACAACGAACCGCTGCCCTATTACGCCATCGGCCCGGATACCTATTTCCTGTTTGCCAACATCGCCGAGGTGGATGGCAATAACCGTGGTTTCAACGGCAATGCGGGCTTTGTGGTGACCGATGACGGGGTGGTGGCGATCGACGCGCTGGGCACGCCGACGCTGGGCCGGCGCATGATCGCAACCATCCGCAAAGTCACCAGGCAGCCCGTCCGTTATCTCATCCTGACGCATACCCACCCCGATCATTATTACGGCGCCCAGGCTTTTGTGGAAGCCTTCCCGGATATCAAGGTGATCAGCCACAAGGGCTCGGTGGATTATGCCTATTCCTCCACGATCCAGCGCTCCGTAGCCTACCGCAAGGTGTTTCTTCCCACGGACATGAAGGGATTCAAGGCAGTGGTGCCGAACGTGCTGATCGATGCGCCCCGTTTCGGCAAGACGACATTCAAGCTCGGCGCAAAAACCTTCGATCTTTACAATGTGGACTACCAGCATTCCCATGGCGACCTGGTGCTGCATCAGGCAGAGGACAACATCGTGTGGATTTCCGACCTGGCATTCAACGGCCGCATCACCTTCATGGGCGATGGCCATTACAAGAGCGCGCTTGAGGGGCAAAAATGGCTGCTGCAAACGTTTCCCGATGCACGTCTGATGGTGCCGGGGCATGGCGCCCCGCAGACGCCGCCTTTCCCGATGGTCGCGCGCACCATGCATTACATCCAGGCGCTGGAAGCCAAAATAAAATCCGCCAGGGAGCGGAATCTGGGCTTGCAGGATGCGGTGAACCAGTCGGAACTGCCCGAATTCAAGAATGATCCGCTGTATGGGCTGAATCACAGGCCCAACTCAAACTTTATTTTCAGGGAGATGGAAGAGGAGGATTTCTGA